One stretch of Daphnia pulicaria isolate SC F1-1A chromosome 6, SC_F0-13Bv2, whole genome shotgun sequence DNA includes these proteins:
- the LOC124342654 gene encoding uncharacterized protein DDB_G0271670-like, which translates to MAAISFSSMMCEPFSFGHNDPLFSSTGIMTSSTTMTSNDSIWSTDCQFDMPTPPVSPSRSSNDNDIKDETSTTTTTAIEEDLDLGLGELINGIDFLDGFDPDSWLNDLQTDAVVPEILLSDNNNSKCDVNELRHDCMWAGHCPAEEHRGKKDLVQLPCLLSSSPPESTVLSLASCLPCVLPVVGGSRTRLDTLGSIRPETPLSLSDSELDADQLTSDEGSNNNKGRHSSSSSSSSSSSSSGDESESDEDRPITHHYQATLPPNIHPVRSHQIRKINNKSLVKMVVSPSLITDHSYSHSDHSYHTQRRPAMPDHHLAIPFDLGAPTPSDSEEEIDVVSLGEVLRMNPSAAVSSMTTTSSHGKSSTTTSLTTNLTTTTLTSSSTSVAPLRLKLKVAPAAGNGQVLMRKALPSHPSALVRQQLQLAVASAAQQRKHSESSKKSSGEIKLKSNSHHSSERSSSSNSSNSSKRPRSSGSGESGSSSPRKRCSRAASDSEDSCEKRSQHNSMERQRRVDLRNAFEFLRSLIPDLEATDRAAKVVILKKAANFCQGLTNREKQFVADKDALQKRQEMLRKRLALLQRRR; encoded by the exons ATGGCAGCCATCAGTTTTTCATCGATGATGTGTGAACCGTTTTCTTTCGGTCACAACGACCCGCTCTTTTCGTCCACCGGCATCATGACATCTTCCACGACAATGACGTCAAACGATTCGATTTGGTCCACCGATTGCCAGTTTGACATGCCCACGCCGCCCGTCTCTCCGTCTCGCAGCAGCAATGACAACGACATTAAAGACGAAACCTCAACAACTACGACGACGGCCATCGAGGAAGATCTCGACCTCGGATTGGGCGAATTGATTAACGGAATTGACTTTCTGGACGGATTCGATCCAGATTCTTGGCTAAACGATTTACAAACCGATGCTGTCGTGCCCGAAATTCTCCTCTCCgacaataataattcaaaatgtgATGTCAACGAATTGAGACATGATTGCATGTGGGCTGGACATTGCCCAGCTGAAGAGCATCGCGGCAAGAAAGACCTAGTCCAGCTGCCTTGTTTGTTGTCATCTAGCCCTCCGGAATCGACCGTTTTATCCCTGGCCAGTTGCTTACCCTGCGTATTGCCCGTTGTCGGTGGTAGCCGAACCCGACTGGATACATTGGGATCCATTAGACCTGAAACGCCATTATCCCTGTCCGATTCGGAGCTGGACGCCGATCAGTTGACCAGCGATGAAGGAAGTAACAACAATAAAGGTCGccattcttcttcatcatcgtcttcctcctcatcatcttcttctggcGATGAATCCGAGTCTGACGAAGATCGACCCATCACGCACCACTATCAGGCCACTCTACCGCCCAATATTCATCCGGTGCGGAGTCATCAGATCCGtaaaatcaacaacaaatcTCTGGTCAAGATGGTGGTGTCGCCATCGCTCATTACCGATCACAGTTACAGTCACAGCGATCATTCTTACCACACTCAAAGGAGACCGGCCATGCCCGATCATCACCTGGCCATTCCCTTCGACCTTGGTGCGCCAACACCTTCCGATTCCG aagaagaaattgatgtCGTCTCGTTGGGTGAGGTGTTGCGGATGAATCCGTCAGCTGCCGTTTCTTCCATGACCACAACATCATCGCATGGCAAGTCATCGACAACGACGTCGCTCACCACTAACCTAACCACGACGACgttgaccagcagcagcacctcgGTCGCTCCACTACGACTCAAACTGAAAG TTGCACCTGCTGCTGGTAACGGCCAAGTCTTGATGCGCAAAGCTCTTCCGTCGCATCCGTCCGCCTTGGTTAGACAGCAGCTCCAATTGGCTGTGGCGTCTGCTGCTCAACAGCGCAAACATTCAGAGTCGTCAAAGAAATCCTCTGGTGAAATCAAGTTGAAGAGCAACAGCCACCACAGCAGCGAGCGGAGCAGCAGTAGCAATAGTAGCAACAGCAGTAAAAGACCGCGGTCTTCCGGCAGCGGCGAAAGCGGTTCCAGTTCCCCGCGGAAACGTTGCTCCCGGGCGGCTAGCGATTCGGAAGACAGCTGCGAAAAACGCTCCCAGCACAATTCGATGGAGCGTCAACGAAGAGTCGATCTGCGTAACGCTTTCGAATTTCTTCGATCGCTCATTCCCGACCTGGAAGCGACGGATCGAGCGGCTAAAGtcgtcattttgaaaaaagccgCCAACTTTTGTCAAGGTTTGACCAATagggaaaaacaatttgtcGCCGACAAAGACGCCCTGCAAAAACGTCAAGAAATGCTCCGGAAGAGATTGGCACTGCTTCAGCGCCggcgctaa